DNA from Triticum aestivum cultivar Chinese Spring chromosome 7D, IWGSC CS RefSeq v2.1, whole genome shotgun sequence:
aggtatgtactcattgaaaaacttattaagcgtcttgatctatctctatagatcttgatgctcaatatgtaagcagcttcaccgaggtccctttttgaaaaactcctttcaaatactcctttatgctttgcagaataatcttacatgatttccgatcaacaatatgttattcacatatacttatcagaaatgttgtagttctcccactcactttcttgtaaatacaggcttcactgcaagtctgtttaaaactatatgctttgatcaacttatcaaagcgtatattccaactccgagatgcttgtaccagtccatagatggatcgctggagcttgcatattttgttagcacctttaggattgacaaaaccttctggttgcatcatatacaactcttctttaataaatccattaaggaatgcagttttgtttatccatttgccagatttcataaaatgcggcaattgctaacatgattcggacagacttaagcatagatacgagtgagaaactctcatcgtagtcaacaccttgaacttgtcgaaaacctttttgcgacaattctagctttgtagatagtaacactactatcagtgtccgtcttcctcttgaagatccatttattttctatggcttgccgatcaccgggcaagtcaaccaaagtccacactttgttctcatacatggatcccatctcagatttcatggcctcaagccattttgcggaatctgggctcatcatcgcttcctcatagttcgtaggttcgtcatggtcaagtaacatgacctccagaactagattaccgtaccactctagtgcggatttcattctggttgacctacgaggttcggtagtaacttgatctgaagttacatgatcatcatcattagcttcctcactaattggtgtaggagtcacaggaacagatttctatgatgaactactttccaataagggagcaggtacagttacctcatcaagttctactttcctcccactcacttctttcgacataaactccttctctagaaaggatccattcttagcaacgaatgtcttgccttcggatctgtgatagaaggtgtacccaacagtctcctttgggtatcctatgaagacatatttctccgatttgggtttgagtttatcaggatgaaactttttcatataagcatcacaaccccaaactttaagaaacgacaactttggtttgttgccaaaccacagttcatatggtgtcgtctcaacggatttagatggtgccgtttaacgtgaatgcagctgtctctaatgcataaccccaaaacgatagtggcaaatcggtaagagacatcatagattgtactatattcaataaagtacggttatgacgttcggacacaccattatgctatggtgttccaggtggcatgagtttgtgaaactattccacattgttttaattgaaggccaaactcgtaactcaaatattttacctctgcgatcatatcgtagaaacttttattttcttgttacgatgattctccacttcactctgaaattctttgaatgtttcaaatgtttcagacttgtgtttcattaagtagatatacccatatctgcttaaatcatctgtgaaggtgagaaaatatcgatatcctccacgagcctcaacattcatcggaccacatacatctgtatgtatgatttccaacaaatctgttgctctctccatagttccggagaacggcgttttagtcatcttgtccatgaggcacggttcgcaagcatcaagtgattcataatcaagtgattccaaaatcccaccagcatggagtttcttcatgcgctttacaccaatatgacctaaacggcagtgccacaaataagttgcactatcattattaactttgcatcttttggcttcattattatgaatatgtgtatcactacgatcgagatccaacaaaccattttattgggtgtatgaccatagaaggttttattcatgtaaacagaacaacatttattctctaatttaaataaataaccgtattgcaacaaacatgatcaaatcatattcatgctcaacgcaaacaccaaataacacttattagtttcaacactaatcccgaaagtatagggagtgtgcgatgatgatcatatcaatcttggaactacttccaacacacatcgtcacctcgccttttactagtctctatttattctgcaactcccgtttcgagttactactcttagcaactaaaccagtatcaaatgccgagggttgctataaacactagtaaagtacacatcaataacatgtatatccaatataactttgttcactttgccatccttcttatccaccaaatacttggggtagttccgcttccagtgaccagtccctttgcagttgaagcacttagtctcaggcttaggaccagacttgggcttcttcccttgagcagcaacttgcttgccgttcttcttgaagttccccttcttccctttgcccttttcttgaaactagtggtctcgtcaaccatcaacacttgatgtttttcttgatttctaccttcgtcgatttcagcatcacgaagagctcgggaattactttcgtcatcccttgcatactatagttcatcacgaagttctactaacttggtgatggtgactagagaattctgtcaatcactattttatctggaagattaactcccacttgattcaagcgattgtagtacccagacaatctgagcacatgctcactgcttgatctattctcctccatcttttagctatagaacttgttggagacttcatatctcccaactcgggtatttgcttgaaatattaacttcaactcctggaacatctcatatggtccatgacgttcaaaacgtctttgaagtcccggttctaagccgttaagcatggtgcactaaactatcaagtagtcatcatattgagctagccaaacgttcataacgtctgcatctgctcctgcaataggtctgtcacctagcggtgcatcaaggacataattcttctgtgcagcaatgaggataatcctcagatcacggatccaatccgtatcattcctactaacatctttcaacataatttttctctaggaacatatcaaaaataaaataggggagctaaacgcgagctattgatctagaacatagatatactaatactaccaggactaagttcatgataaattaaagttcaattaatcatattacttaagaacttccacttagatagacatccctctaatcctctaagtgatcacgtgatccatatcaactaaaccatgtccgatcatcacgtgagatggagtagtttcaacggtgaacatcactatgttgatcatatctactatatgattcacgctcgacctttcggtctccgtgttctgaggccatatctgttatatgctaggctcgtcaagcttaacctgagtattccgcgtgtgcaactgttttacacccgttgtatttgaacgtagagcctatcacacccgatcatcacgtggtgtctcagcacgaagaactttcgcaacgatgcatactcagggagaacacttatactttgataatttagtgagggatcatcttataatgctaccgtcaatcaaagcaagataagatctatatcaatataagtgatatgatatggccatcatcatcttgtgcttgtgatctccatctccgaagcaccgtcatgatcaccatcgtcaccggcgcgacaccttgatctccatcatagcatcgttgccgtctcgccaatctcatgcttctacgactatcgctaccgcttagtgataaagtaaagcattacagggcgattgcattgcatacaataaagcgacaaccatatggctcctgccagttgccgataactcggttacaaaacatgatcatctcatacaataaaatttagcatcatgtcttgaccatatcacatcacaacatgccctgcaaaaataagttagacgtcctctactttgttgttgcaagttttacgtggctgctactgggcttagcaagaaccgttcttacctacgcatcaaaaccacaacgatagtttgtcaagttggtgctgttttaatcttcgcaaggaccgggcgtagccacactcggttcaactaaagttggagaaactgacacccgccagccacctgtgtgcaaagcacgtcggtagaaccagtctcgcgtaagcgtacgcgtaatgtcggtccaggccgcttcatccaacaataccgccgaaccaaagtatgacatgctggtaagcagtatgacttatatcgcccacaactcacttgtgttctactcgtgcatatgacatctacgcataaaaccaggctcggatgccactgttggggaacgtagtaatttcaaaaaatttcctacgcacacgcaagatcatggtgatgcatagcaacgagaggggagagtgttgactacgtaccctcgtagaccgtaagcggaagcgttatatcaacgcggttgatgtagtcgtacgtcttcacgatccgaccgatccaagtaccgaaagcacggcacctccgagttctgcacacgttcagctcgatgacgtccccgccttctcaatccagcaagaggggcgaaccagtagatgagttccggcagcacgacggcgtggtgacggtgttggtgaagaacaatctccgcagggcttcgcctaagcactacgaaaactatgacggaggataaactagaggggacggggttgccggcacacggcttggtgtttcttgatgtgtcttgggtgctagccctacccctctatttatatgttgagccttggggtcgaaacttggagtaaaagcctccacaaagtcggtttcacccaaaaggcaagagtccttctcggactccagggccagacgccagggttcccggcgtctggacccagacgccagggaccctagcgtctggcccctggactccgcaaaacttccttttgcgcttttcaaaaacctcgtgggctttcccctttggcccagataaagtgttcttgtgcccaaacatttcgggaaacatgccgaaccccttccgatggattccggagcctttccggagatcaaacactactatccacatatcaatgtttacttccggaccatttcggagttcctcgtcatatccgtgatctcatccaaaactccgaacaacattcggtcaccaacatacataactcatagtactatatcgtcaacgaacgttaagcgtgcggaccctacgggctcgagaactatgtagacatgactgagacacctctctggtcaataaccaatagcgggacctggatgcccatattggctcctacatattctacgaagatctttatcggtcagaccgcataacaacatacgttgttccctttgtcatcggtatgttacttgcccgagattcgatcgtcggtttctcaatacctagttcaatctcattaccggcaagtctctttactcgttctgtaatacatcatcccacaactaactcattacttacaatgcttgcaaggcttatagtgatgtgcattactgagcgggcccagagatacctctccgacaatcggagtgacaaatcctaatctctaaatacgccaaccgaacaagtaccttcggagacacctgtagagcacctttataatcacccagttacgttgtgacgtttggtagcacacaaagtgttcctccggtaaacgggagttgcataatctcatagtcataggaacatgtataagtcatgaagaaagcaatagcaacatactaaacgatcgagtgctaagctaacggaatgggtcaagtcaatcacatcattctcctaatgatgtgaccccgttaatcaaatgacaactcatgtctatggctaggaaacataaccatctttgatcaacgagctagtcaagtagaggcatactagtgacactctgtttgtctatgtactcacacatgtattatgtttccggttaatacaattctagcatgaataataaacatttatcatgaaataaggaaataaataataactttactattgcctctagggcatatttccttcaaaataaaCCGGGGGTTGTAGTCTTTAGGACTAGAGCTATATTCATCACCTCATcgccttagggtttagctcatgctgatctcgaggtagatctactctgtgaACCATACTACAcattcaatataatcaagcaggacgtagagtattacctcttcgagagggcccgaacctgggtaaacactgtgttcgtcgtcccttgttcccagatccacagctcgggaccccctaccccgaggtctgccagtTTTAACACCGACAGTGAGCTTAGCTTATTTCCACCCCCTCTCCTTGACAATGGAAAAAAGCTGGGGGAGGGTGGCTTCCCGCAGCTTCTGACTTAAAACGAAGGGGTATAGCAAagtgttcatgttgtttcctctTATTTACACCAAAGTTGCCACTGCCCAGGCTCGGGTCCGAACTGACCCTCCCTGGATCCCCTTCCCTATCACACTCAATCCCTTGTCCCTCTCGCTCCCGCAGGCTAGGGTTCCTCCAGCTACAgctagccgccgccgtcgccggtcccCAGCTCCTCGACGAGGCCGTCtccggcgacatggacggcgggcAGGCCTCCATCTCCCGCCGATGCTCCTCTCCTTCCTCGGGCGTGACCCCTCCCTCCTTCCTCAGGCGCGGCCAGTACCTCGCTCGGTGTGCAGCAGCAGCACCACTCCGGCGGACGGCCAGGGCACCACTCCGGTGGACGGCGCCCCACTCCGGCCGACGTCCCCCTCTGGCGAAGAACCCCCCGTCCCCATCCGAGTCCGTGGCCGTGACCATGAGCAGCTCCTCtgtttgttttttcaaaaaaattcatctaGATTTGCTATGAGCGGCTGCTAATGTATAACGTTTTCATACTGATTTGCTATGAGGTGTTGCTTATATATGGTAGAACTAATTTTGATATAGATGTGCTGAATGTGCCTAGTACAGGATTGTTGCCCTCTGATTGCTACCATTTTATTTGCATAGAAGAAATATTGATGGCTTGTGTGTATGCTACCATTGTATTACAATTAGAAGAAATATTGATGGGAGAACCATGTAATAATTTGAAGATCTTTTCTAGTATTCATGTGTTCTTCTCAAGTACTCGTACGTGAGACGGTGATGCATGTATGATATTCGTATGCCAGACAATTATCTTCCTTATGTTTGAGTATAACATATTGTGGTGTTTTGAGGTCGAATTTATGTTCTTACGGGCAGCAAAATGCTAAAAAATAACACGAGATCATTTAATCAGAACAACAATATTGTACAAGGGTATTACAGATTTTTCATTGACCATACCACAGATAAGATAAAAAATATGCCCTGAAAAGAATGGGATAGGTTATTATTGAGATCTTATTTTTACATAAACTTATTTAGAGCTTATTTTCACCGGATAgctcaaaagaactggcccttattTAGGTGGCACGACGACGGTGGCATGCAGCCACAGGTCGCTCTTCCTCCTCGCCGTGATCCCGAACGCCTCCGCCATGTCCAGCTCCTCCGTGCCCCCGGGGAGCTCCCAGTCGAAATGGAAGAGGAGGCTTGCCAGCGCGAGCTCCATGAGGGCGAGCCCGAACGTAATCCCGGGGCAAATCCTCCGCCCCGCGCCGAACGGCACCAGCTCGAAGTCCGCACCCCGGAagtccaccgccgccgcggccccctCCTCGAACCTCTCCGGCCGGAACTCCTCGGCGTCCGGGCCCCAGCTCGCCTCGTCCCGGCCGATGGCCCACACGTTGACCAGCACCATGGCGCCCTGCGGCACGtcgtaaccgaggacacggctggGCTCGCGGCACTCCCGCGGGAGGAGCAGCGGCGCCACCGCGTGCAGCCGAAGCGTCTCCTTGATCACCCTCCGCAAGTACGGCAGCTCATGCATGGAGTCCTCCCCGACACGGCTCTGCCCGGCGAGCGCGCCGCGCACCTCCGCCTGCGCCCTCCTGAGCGCCGTCGGGTTCCGCATCAGCTCCGCCATGGCCCACTGCAGCGTCGACGCGGAGGTCTCGCTACCGGCCCCGATGAGGTCCCTTATCACGGCACGAATAGTCGGGATGTCCAGAggcgcaccgccgccgccgtccagaAGCACGTCAAGGATGTCCTCTTCTTCCTCGCGGCCGACGCCCGCCGCCTTCCTCGCGCGTTTCTCCTTGATGACGGCGTCCATGAGCCGGGACATCTCTCCGAACACCGTCTCAACCCGGCGCGCCGTCCCACTGAGCGCACGCGCGAGGCGCGACGACGGGAACAGGTCGGCAAGGCTGAACCCGGCGGCCACCCTGACAGCTTCGTCCAGGCACGCCAGGAAGGCGTCGCGGTCCGCGATCCGGTCTCCGACCACGGCGCGCACCGCGGCGTCGGCGACGTACGTGGCGACGAGGGAGCTGACGTTCACAGCGGCTCCGGACGCCGCCTCCGCGGCCacggacgcgacgagggcggcggccTCAGCCTCGCGAGTCCCCCGGAACGTCCGTACGCGTGGCGCGCCGAGCAGCTCCGTGGCGCAGAGCTTGCGGACGGCGCGCCAGTGCTCGCCGTGCGGCGCGAGGGCGATGCCGAGGCCGTCGGCAGTGAGGCTGGCGGTGGTGTCCGTTCGCGGTCGTGTGGCGAAGGCGGCGTCGTGGGTCTTCATCACCTCCTTCGCCGCGGCCGCCGACGAGGCCACGACGACGGGGAGCTCGCCCATGCGGAGCAGCATGAGCGGGCCGTGCCGGAGGGCGAGGTCGCGCATGGCATGGTGCGGGAGCGCGCCGACGAGGTGGTGCAGGCTGCCGATCACCGGCAGCTGCCATGGACCCGGAGGCGGGTTCAGCGGCATGCCAACGTGCTTGCGACGTCGCCTGAGCTGAGCTTGACGAGGAGGAGAAGAGGGAGGTGGCGATGGTTCCCGGTGGTTGCCATGGCCTGTGCCAACCAAGCGTAGTTTATGTAGGAGCAACCGAGAGCAAGTAGCTGCTCCCAAAATGGTAGGTGGTGGATGCCATTGGAGCAGCTAGCAAAGATGCTTGCTAGCTCCGTTCCAAAATGGATCGTCTTTCAGAATTATACATGCTGGCTTTCGTCAGAGCTGTCTAGATCATCGCCGGTTAGCTAGAGTAATTAGTATAGTAGGCTTAGACCAATAACTTTCTTATGTGTTACTTTGAGTTCGTCACGTGTATATATGCTCCTTCCTCCGTGTCTCGTTGAGAGTCAACAAATCTGGGAGTGcaataaaaaattcaaaataaatactaaaaaaattcaaaaaaagctCCAATTATTTTTGTCATGGTAGATAATTTGGTATGTGTTGTCTGCtccaaatttcaaatcatttgAAAAAATTTGGGGTCGGTTAAAAAGTGTATTGTGCATATACTGTTGtgacccaatttgtcttttttgttgagagttactcagatgtccaaatggtCTGAAATTTAGAGTGCACCAAATTATCTGCCTTCcataaaaaaattggattttttaaaattgttttgAATTTTCTATGAATTGTTTtttgaccgggtgcagatgagctcgggctcAGAATTGGATATTCGCAAATCTGCTTGCAATTTTAGACAATTATAGCATAGTATTAACAAAGTATAATTTGGCAGAAAGGAGATGAATTGGTAAAAAAAACATCGTCCATTTTGGGGCAGGGAAGAAGGAAGTAATCACCTGTTCATGCAATGCACTATCTCCAGAATGTTACGGAATATTTCGAAATGTGCTTAATTTGATTGATGTGCCAGATGACAAACATGACACGTTTAATGCATGGATACAGAAATTTGGTAAAGCTAAAAAACATCTTGATGATGGTTGGGATTTTagttgttttctgcattatttggAGACGGGAAAATAGTGATGTGTTGGATAACGAAAGGATAACTGATCCTTGTGTTCCTGTCAATATGATTGTTGGGTGGCTTAATGATTTGCATGATTTTGCAGGAAAAACAGGAAAATCAAGAATCTGTGAGGTGGGGGATAAGAATGTTTGAAATGATAGCAAATGAAGTGTTTAAAATGGTGCATGGCTGGCGAGCAGAGGTGAATAGGATTACGGCAAACTGAAGTTGCTGCTGGTTTCCCTGCCCTATCTAATGCCCACTGCTCACTGGAGTTCTTCCATATGCGATGCTTTTGGTTACTTTCTCGTTGAGGGCATCTCCAACGTCGACCCTCAAATCGTCCGCAGATGTCCGGATCGCCTCGGTCTTGTATTAGTATGCAGGCCGGTCCGGACGCGCTTTTACCGGCGCCAACCCTACGGGCTCTG
Protein-coding regions in this window:
- the LOC123168801 gene encoding desmethyl-deoxy-podophyllotoxin synthase-like encodes the protein MPLNPPPGPWQLPVIGSLHHLVGALPHHAMRDLALRHGPLMLLRMGELPVVVASSAAAAKEVMKTHDAAFATRPRTDTTASLTADGLGIALAPHGEHWRAVRKLCATELLGAPRVRTFRGTREAEAAALVASVAAEAASGAAVNVSSLVATYVADAAVRAVVGDRIADRDAFLACLDEAVRVAAGFSLADLFPSSRLARALSGTARRVETVFGEMSRLMDAVIKEKRARKAAGVGREEEEDILDVLLDGGGGAPLDIPTIRAVIRDLIGAGSETSASTLQWAMAELMRNPTALRRAQAEVRGALAGQSRVGEDSMHELPYLRRVIKETLRLHAVAPLLLPRECREPSRVLGYDVPQGAMVLVNVWAIGRDEASWGPDAEEFRPERFEEGAAAAVDFRGADFELVPFGAGRRICPGITFGLALMELALASLLFHFDWELPGGTEELDMAEAFGITARRKSDLWLHATVVVPPK